TCCCAAGTAAAACAGACAATTTATTACATCCTGTGAAGTAAAcctctaaaatataataattaaataaataaaaataactaaacttATTCATCTCACCAGATTCGGTCGCCAATACAACAAGAATTTCCTGCGTTTTGGACGCTCCGTTGACACCTCGATCAGCTGTGACGATTGTTGAGAAGGAGATATACGACTTCGAGCATCCTCAGGAGACGCATTTCCTCCGCCTCTCCTACGCTCCTCACGATTCCAAGGCCGTTTCCAGGGATGTGTTCCAATATCCTTTAGATGTATCTCACCGTCGCTTCGCATTTCATGTTGAGGCCGAGACGTCGGGAGTACCCCAAGGTTTTCTTGAAGTTCCATAACCGTTTGACGAGGAAGAATCTCATATGAatgattacaaaatacaaatctgTAATAGAGGCTGCGTATGAGAATCTTACCCCGTCATTCTTGTTATTGAATGTTGTCAGTTTGTTGCATTTCGCGTTTCAAATACATCTACCGAAGCCAATGTCTGATTTTTATCGAACCAAATTCGAAACTTAAGACTTTATAAATGTGACACAAACGATAAACTGTCAAGAGCCGAATGGCAACGCCAAGACTGTATTGTTCTCCCTAACTAGACAGATGATTCTAAGACTCCAAACTAACAACTTAATGATGTTTATGCAACATTTACGAAAATTTCCGTAGTCAGTTGCAGTCCCTTTGCAGTCTAATTTTCACGCAAGTGCACTGATCCATGGATTCAAACATGAGTCGATGGTATATACCAATTCCCGTAAATATGCAGAACTGTGTCTACTGCTTTCTCTAGAACTGCATTTAAGAACTGTGAATATACGACTGAAATGATCGCGTACTAGTACAGTTCATGATTTTGATAatgctaatataatttttttcggaGACTACCTCTGTTATGGCAGCGATCTGAAATACAAAAgcctctacttttttttcttacaatgaactttattttaaaaGGTGTCAGAGTCAGTAATAGGGCTCATTTGCTGACCTCATttactgtcttttttattatgattgaCTTAAAGTACTAGAGCGCCATTCGGGCAGTCGTGTTTAGCCAGTCAGCAGCAACTTTCTGAAGGTACTTTTTCGGCAGTCGTGTTTAGCCAGTCAGCAGCAACTTTCTGAAGGTACTTTTTCGGCAGTCGTGTTTAGCCAGTCAGCAGCAACTTTCTGAAGGTACTTTTTCGGCAGTCGTGTTTAGCCAGTCAGCAGCAACTTTCTGAAGGTACTTTTTCGGCAGTCGTGTTTAGCCAGTCAGCAGCAACTTTCTGAAGGTACTTTTTCACGGAGAGAAAAAAACAGCGAGGAAACCGTCTACAAAGTGACTGttttagaatagaaaaaaaactgcaaaaacgaAAAACGAGAGATcaagaataactgaaaaatatcttAACCTAAAAAATAACAAGCTGACAGCTTACCTTGTCAGGGGGACCTGAAAATAGCGATGCTTAAGATATGGTAAGGTAAAAGATGACtagtccttattttattttatgcgcTATTTATTTCCAGCCGAGGGTGGAATAACATTTATGACATCAACTGAGTGCCTTGGAAGAGAGTATGATACTTTACGTGATTTTATGAGAATTACCTCGGGGGATGTAAATGACAACGAGGACTGCTCTTATTCATAAGCCTTTAATCAGTCAAAGCTATCATTTAATGGATAAATATTCTGACGACTGTTGGGCCAAGAAGTAAGGAATATGATGTATGTGTATTGCCATCAGGAGTTCTCTTAATAAGAGTCTgtaacgtacatatatatatataaacttttcatcAAATATCTTATGGACGCCTAATTCAGAGCGGGAATTCGAGTGTTACGCCTGCTGCAGAAATATTCTAATGCGACTTGGCTCTCATTTCGAAGATGAAAGCAAGGCCGGAGAACACGTATCCCAtgagaagaatgaagaagaatcCTTCCAAATGTTCGAAGCTGAGAGACTGAACTCCCGCGTCGTCTACCTCGACGAGTTCACCGTCCGGTGGGGCAGTGTCGTCGTTAGTGTCCGCGTTTTCCCCGCCTTCCTCATTCTCTAGCTGGTGCTTCTTTTTCTCATGCAGTtcctgaaagtaaaataaataaataaattaattaattaattaatatataaatgagcTTCTCTCCACGTTGCACATACTAGTGTCTGTATGTAAAATTATGTACAGCTCTTTGAGGCTGATTTGGATACAGCTTAAGTTTTACCAAGTATCTATTTAATTTCTCTATCACAAGCACAATTCTTGCTCTACAAAACTGCCCTTCTAGAGGTGAGGAAAGCAACGCGAATGCAAAGGACGTATAGTATTTTTACATTAACATATGCATCCACACTAGAGTATGGAGACTGGTAcacaaggaaagataaaaaaaaaaaaaaaagttgctaaaaGTACCTGCCTAGACAAAGTAATGTCTGAAATGCTATGAAACCTTACTATGGTTGAAGACAGCTCAGAGGGTGCTTTAGACTATAAGAAGAATGGAAGACCAAGGGTTGGTGAAAAATCTACATAATGAACAGGAGTTTATGGGAGGCAGGcgctgaaggagagagaaaataattttcaaaaaatggcTGACCTGTTTCGCCATTCTGAGAGATTCTAGGAACCAGTAGTTGACCAGTCCACTCTCAACCATCCGATTGATGAAGACGTCAAACTTTCCCTTCAGTGGAGACCCTCTCTGAGTGATCAACCCGATACTGTATGGAGAAAACGTTtcctgtgaaaaagaaaatgggcaaATAGAAAGATGAAGCGAATATATTGAGGAACTgtgcaaaaattaaatgaagttgcAAAATGAATAGTTGGAAggattgtaaataaaattttgtgctGAAATTGTTGcaaaaatgttttccataaatgaaaaaattagcagtttGTGAAATTACTGACTGCATATGCATTTATAGGTACACTGGCCAAttaagtttaatgtttaattGTGATTGTACTGCTTGAATGAATAGGTAATACTTTAAATGACAGCATTCATACCAAAACACACTGACATACCTAGTACTTCATGTTAATAAACACAATATAACACAGGCGAGTACTCGCATGAATGAAACTGGTGTTTCAcgagaatttttttatgattgcaATAGACATACTTATTAAAAGGCGTGCGTCTCAACCCTCCTTAATGCGTAGGCCTATATTTTTCTCACAATTTTATTCTAATGTATGTGATAGGTAAGGGCAACAATTCGTCGCATACGGACGAATTCAAGATCTAGACCTTGGGCGAATTTGTAAGGGATCAGGTGAGTAAAATTTACGTAACTATAAAATATTCCAGCGAATTTCGATATCATACTTCATATGCAtacggaaaataaaataactagatAACTACAGAACACCGACGAATTCTACAAAATGCCCTATATTCACTTGGTGGATTGCCacaaaatgtctgaaaaattcCCAAATTTTCGCACATTTTCCAACTTCTTTCGTTTTTTCAAAAAGGACTAGTtcccccccctaccccccaaccccaccatcCTTAAGGCCCCTCACCTTAATGACGTAAGCTTCCGGGGCGCCTCCGTGAGTGAATTCGATCGTCTCCATGTACCGCAAGACGTTTAGTCCCGCGATGATGACGATATCTCCCTTCCTCATGCGTGAGTACAACACGTTTATCCGGCCGTTGTACACGTCATAGCGAAGAGACAGcgcctgcaataataataataataataataacaacaacaaaggcccttcgtaataataataataataataataatactgtacttattgttactgttgttgctgctatcaataatgattataatatcaATGCAATCAACACAGTTAAAGCTAATATACCAGTTTCCTCAACTaggaagaaaaaacttaaaaaaacgaATGATGCGTAAATCGCATTTTAGAGGAACTCGACCAACCCTGAATCGACATCGAAGTAAATGAAGGAAATTCACTCctgttattataaataaataaataaataaataaaaatgtaagtaaaatatcaaaatacaagttgaattgtctTAGGGCagtaaggacacacacacacacacacagcccacCTGCAAATAAGGATTCGTCGAAGACGCGAGCGCAGTCCCAAAGATGGCGCCCATGCCCCCAACCTCCATTCCCGATTCGTGAAGCTGTCTGATTGTGTCGATAACTGAAGGCTGCCTGGCCACCGTCAGAAGTGCCGTCAGGTTGCTGCTGTAGACGGTGGTTATGATGGTGGCATAGAGCCACAGGAAGCTCACGAAGACCTGCGTGCCCCTGCGGATGGGCGTGTGGGCTTGCCCTTCCATGAACTGAATGCCCAGGGCGTACATGATGGCGAAATTAAGGCTCTGCAGGTCTGTCCTTTCGCCTCCGCTGGAATGGAAGAAGTGATTGGATTTCTGCTCTTCGCTCGAggacagatattattattattataagttcagaaggacctatgcaatctgccagtcctctactagctcccgctggagaatgacagaagagtctgtcgaaacgtcgcggcaacaattgtatagaactaactatatattattattattattattattattattattattattattattattattattattattattcaggagatgaggcctattcatatggaacaggccaacaggagccactgacttgaaattcaagcttccaaagaatatggcgttcgttggaaagaagttacagaagctACAGtagcaggaaatacagaaagaagagatcagttatcagaaaacaaagataaatgaacaaattaatacataaacagATGAGAATgttcatataaatgattaaaagtacaaggaaaataatttaagGGTCGCAGTAATGTATTGCATAATGAATCTTAAAAATCAGCTCATAAAGCGTTTTACATCACGTACATCAATATAGGAGGACATAAAGTACCTTTTAGTATTGTGAAATGATTCATAATGAGCCCAATACATTTCCATAATGTActgcataaagaataaaaaaaaaattcataacgcGTTTTACATCACATACATCAGGAAAGGAGGGTATAATGTACCCTATCAGTATTGTGAAGTGATTCATAATGAGCCCAGTACACTTTCAAGCCACGACCCACCACTACCAACCTCGCTTTTCCGATCTTAGCCAGGACGTAGAGGACGGGCCCGCTCATCACCAGCCCAGCTAGGACAGAGAGCCACGTGGTGAATTCGAAGGGATAGAGGATCCTCTCCCACTTAGGAAGGGGCTTCGGGAGGCGTGACAGAAAGCAGATCACCTGAGGCGGAGAAGTAGGGGTAAGTATTATCTTGATGAAAGagcatctttatttttcattttcgttgatGTGTGTCAAGTGTCTTACGTGCAAAGCGTTTAGTTTATGTTGCTTTTGtttacaagtttgtgtaaggCCTGATTTATGctattacagatatatacatttttctatatAAGCCTGTACTGTATGAATGTGCATTTGATTTGAGAGCTTACATACGACAACAAATAATCTTGGACTGGCAAGTCTCCCACTGAAGTCTCCTGACTTCGTTCAGGAAACTGAAGACTTTGTAATCTAAACTTTCCCCTGAACTTTCCCTCTCGAACTTTTGAACCTTTTGAGCCTGGatttcaaaaaggaaattttttctgaTCTTTTCCTGTAGAACTTTAAAACCTGGATTTCAGTGCCAGGTTCCCGTCAGCTACAGCATGCCCTGACAACTTGTCAGAGCCCACTTCAGTTAATGACCCTGAACTTTCCCTGTAGACCATTAAAACCTGGTTTTCAGTACCAGGTTGCAGTCAGGGGCTTACCCCTTTTCAATGACCCCCTCAGTTACTGAAACCTGTACCTCGTTGTCGAAGGGCACGCTGAAGTCTGCCACGAGCATGCGCAATGTGACATTGGTGATGTAGAGGTTAGCTACCCCGACCTCGGCCTCTCCCCGCTGGATGATGCCCATGAGGCCGTTCCAGGAGCCGTTCGGAGAGCGGAATCCCCACAGGATCTCTGAGTGAGGGAGATAGTAAGAGGCACTGCAAGGACGCTACTGTTTTTTTGGGATGGGTTTTAAAAGAAGGGATCCTCTTTCTGTTAGCAGTGTGGCAGTTTAGTGTGGTGAAGCGTGCCGGCTCggacacacgtacgcacacatacatacacacacatacatatatatacatacatatatacacagtatgtatacagtatatatatatatatatatatatatatatatatatatatatatatatatatatatatatatatatatatatgtgtgtatgtcgaAGAATGATTACCAgtctttaaatacaaaacaaaagccTCCTAACGACACCATATTTTGGACAAAAATGAGAGAtttataaaattctgaataaataaaacttttgtatATATTCCTCTCGCAAGAGAAAGATGCAAAACACTAAACATCagataagagaagaagaagaagaagaagaagaagaagaagaagaagaagaagaagaagaagaagaagaagaagaagaaaacagagatTGCGGGCGAGACAAatggagaaggaaaaaagaagtacCTTGAGGGGCGTCGTTGAAGACCAGCGTGGCATTAAGGGCGTAAGCCAACCCCCTGACAACCATGATGTCCCGTCCATACCTCTGGATCACGTGACCTTGATCGTCCCACTTGTACATGACGCTGGGTCTCCAGTCGAAGGCTGTCACCTGCATGGAAAGGCGTTACGGTTTTAAAAGACTTACGGATGCTTGGCCCTTGTAAGTTCTTGTCCTCTGTTttcaattttcaacttttttcttgatcaatttgttttctttaacacacacacattatatatatatatatatatatatatatatatatatatatatatatatatatatatatatatacatacatatatatatatatatatatatatatatatatatatatgtatatatatatatatatatatatatatatatatatatatatatatatatatatatatatatatatatatatatatatatatatatatatatatatatatatatatatatatatgtatgtatgtatatatatatatatcacatcaccgtgacatttttatattcaccaaTATGCGTACATAAACGGAACACAATTACGCCGTCTCATTCAATAAAGACCCATTAGGTCAGCAATGgcacacaaagagaaaatgcCGGAATCAAAAAAGGTTTTGTTAGATTAATGATAAACgtattggaagaaaaaaaaaagcgctgaATGACGACATTGGccagaaggaaaagaatgaggaGTATTTCTGTTACAAATGAGGGAGGGAGCAGATGTTACGCAAGCAACAACGTATTTGAAGAATTTAGatgagttttataaaaaaaaaaaatactatgatCAAAGCTATAACATTTTGTTGTAGTAGAATTAGCTGGCCATGTACCAGCACGCACTCCTGCTTCTTAACTTCGATTCCTAGAATCTTTATCCACTGCCTTTCCCTCACACTTCCTAAGCAGATCAGTTACGAAACTAAAGTGTACATACAGTTTAGAGGAAAAGCAGCTGAAACTACACCTGGTTAAAGTATCAGCAGATGAATGATTAAACAAATGATCAAGTAAGATCAAGCGGAAACAATTGCAATTGCCCACAGTAGATCAATTAtgaaacgaaaatgtaaatatagttaagaggaaaagaagctgaaaCTACACTCGGTTATTGAATCTGttgataagaaattaaataaaatttgaatcaaGGGTTACTGCATCTGTAGataagaaatcaaatgaaaatttgaatcAAGGGTTACTAAATCTgtagataagaaattaaataaaatttgaattaagGGTTATTGCATCTgtagataagaaattaaaaaaaaattgaatcaagGGTTACTAAATCTgtagataagaaattaaataaaatttgaatcaaGGGTTACTAAATCTgtagataagaaattaaataaaatttgaatcaaGGGTTACTGCGTCTGTAGataagaaatcaaatgaaaatttgaatcAAGGGTTACTAAATCTgtagataagaaattaaataaaatttgaatcaaGGGTTACTGCGTCTGTAGataagaaatcaaatgaaaattgaatcaaGGGTTATTGCATCTGTagataagaaattaaacaaaatttgaatCAAGGGTTTTGCATCTGTagaaaagaaatcaaatgaaaatttgaatcAAGGGTTACTAAATCTgtagataagaaattaaataaaatttgaatcaaGGGTTATTGCATCTgtagataagaaattaaataaaatttgaatcaaGGGTTACTGCATCTGTagataagaaattaaacaaaatttgaatCAAGGGTTACTGCATCTGTAGataagaaatcaaatgaaaatttgaatcAAGGGTTACTAAATCTgtagataagaaattaaataaaatttgaatcaaGGGTTACTAAATCTgtagataagaaattaaataaaatttgaatcaaGGGTTACTAAATCTgtagataagaaattaaataaaatcaagggTTACCGCATCTATggataagaaattttaaaaaatttgaatcAAGGAAGGTCAAATGAAAACAACTACATCTGCCCCTACCGTCAGCGGAGCTCCGCGGAAATTGGACAGCTTGTCGGGAAAGAGAGTTTGTTTCCGAGGAGTAAATCGGTTAACCTTCCACGTCGTGTAGTAAGAGACGCCCCTTTCCACCACGATCTTGTTTGTGTATAAGCCCCATTCACCCGGGCGACGAAACTGCAATCAATCAGATTATACGAGCcagctgaattgaactgaactgattatagaatttaggccaagggccaagcactgggacctatgaggtcattcagcgctgaaacgtaaactGACAgtgtaaggtttgaaaggtgtaacaagaggaaaacctcacagttgttaggagagggtggaaagtaagacggaggaaagagaatacgaacggaggtacagtaaacggaacgaaaggggttgctttATACGAGCCAATATATCCGATTATACGAGTCAATATATGAGTACGTGACATCCTTCATCCAATTTGGTTAAAGGAAGTAATAATACCTTTTTCTTTCGAGACTTCTGAAACAATGCGAATAAAAATTGTTTGATTATAATTTCAAGTTGGTTACCTAAATGCGTCTGATTGATTTTTTAGTAACCTACAACTTTCTTGTTAATTTAAACTGaaggtaaaaattttgtttttttgagtcATCGGGGATTCAAATACTTGTATCATAATTACAAGATTGTCAGATAAAAGTTGTCTCTCATTTATATTTGCGCGATTCAAAACTTCCAGATCATcttaaacaaaaatgaagtttATGGCATTTCACTGAACCAGctaattttaaaacattacttttatgaCATCTGAAAACTCGCTAGCACACACAAACGTGCTTTAAAATTATTTAGGTAAATTTAGTTTACGGTGAAACAAACGCTTACCTTCACAACTCCGATGAAATTTTCGCTTTTGGAGAATTTTTCTGTCGACGACATATTCTCCAGCTGTACCTTCGTCAGTCCCACTACGATGTACCTGCAGATAGACAGAcggagatagatagacagacagacagataaataaatttgtaCACTTTGGACACTTCTGCTTAGACAAGGGGGCGTCGCAAGATAATGTTTCATTAAATAACCATATAAGTgattttgcatacatacatatatatgtatatataaataaataaatatatatacatatatatgtgtgtgtgtgttatatatactatatttattaatataatagatataaatctatatattaatatatatacatatatgcacacacacacacacacacatatatatatatatactgtacatatgataaAAGTAACAACCAATCTCACCTTCCACTGAAATCCCACTCGTAATCCTGCCTCTCGGAAAAGCTCTGTAGGATTTCGGGATTTTCCTGCAGAAACACGTAACCTCTGCACTTGGGGGATTTCCATATAAACATGCCATAATCCACGACGCTGGACATTCGTACCAActgcaaaagagaaaagaaaacacgaaaacgTTTGTATGAATCTAATGTAAGAAACGTTCATTTGTAGCgaataaaattactaattttttcagatCTCAACCGCTGGTATCTAGacgaaatttaaattaaaacatttatgaatggatataatgataataaatacgtCTTTCTAAGTACTCGAGATTCTGTTATACTGAGTTGTCTACCCTATGTGTTCTCTCGTCCCCTCGATGTTCAAGATACGTTATCAAATTCTCATCGGACAAGGAAAACGCTTAATTGTTTGAACGTGAATTGCCCATAAAATACTGAAGTTTGTCCGTTGTCAAGTCTCAGTCTACAGTCAGATGCTTTACTCAACTAGCCAGCCAAAAAGGATAGAAAGCTTTTAAGAAACCTAACCACATTTTAAAACGGatctttaccaaaaacaaaaaaccttacTCGACGAGTTTAAGTTCCCTCAGCGTCTcttgaaattttaagaaaactaaaaaaaaaaaaaatcttttaatatattaCAGCATTTTACTAACTTGTCTAGGGTTGGGAAGTTTGAGCAGAGCTTCTAGAACTGGCGATCCTTCGAATGCCACCTCGTAAGCTATGACCAAAACGCAGGGTTGCATGTAGGAAGTGAATATGGATACGAGAAGCCTTCGCAGGGAATCGTCGTTGCCTAATGCGCTTTCTTCcttcacaaaagaagaagaagaggaagtagagGATTTAGACATATCTCGTAAGATCTTCAGGTTCTTGAATGATGCCgatctttctgttaaaagaacgcTGACGTCAGCTGGCGTCAAAATCGCTGAGCTGGCGGAGATCACGCTTTCGTCTGGGGCCGTTCTCAGAGGGGCATGATTCTGCCAATTTTGCAGTGGGAAAGATGCTCTCTCGGAAACGCTCGGTTCCAGTATCACACTGCGGTACTGGACGTCCCCAGGATAAGTAGTTTGGTTACGATTTTCATCCCCGACCAGCAAGTGAGATTCTGAAATCACGGCTAGACCAGTGTCGTTGCAGAGGCGGTGGTTAAGCGAAGAGCAGGTGGC
The genomic region above belongs to Macrobrachium rosenbergii isolate ZJJX-2024 chromosome 18, ASM4041242v1, whole genome shotgun sequence and contains:
- the LOC136848242 gene encoding ionotropic receptor 21a-like: MKRFLLMTMLLLEVPAATCSSLNHRLCNDTGLAVISESHLLVGDENRNQTTYPGDVQYRSVILEPSVSERASFPLQNWQNHAPLRTAPDESVISASSAILTPADVSVLLTERSASFKNLKILRDMSKSSTSSSSSFVKEESALGNDDSLRRLLVSIFTSYMQPCVLVIAYEVAFEGSPVLEALLKLPNPRQLVRMSSVVDYGMFIWKSPKCRGYVFLQENPEILQSFSERQDYEWDFSGRYIVVGLTKVQLENMSSTEKFSKSENFIGVVKFRRPGEWGLYTNKIVVERGVSYYTTWKVNRFTPRKQTLFPDKLSNFRGAPLTVTAFDWRPSVMYKWDDQGHVIQRYGRDIMVVRGLAYALNATLVFNDAPQEILWGFRSPNGSWNGLMGIIQRGEAEVGVANLYITNVTLRMLVADFSVPFDNEVICFLSRLPKPLPKWERILYPFEFTTWLSVLAGLVMSGPVLYVLAKIGKASGGERTDLQSLNFAIMYALGIQFMEGQAHTPIRRGTQVFVSFLWLYATIITTVYSSNLTALLTVARQPSVIDTIRQLHESGMEVGGMGAIFGTALASSTNPYLQALSLRYDVYNGRINVLYSRMRKGDIVIIAGLNVLRYMETIEFTHGGAPEAYVIKETFSPYSIGLITQRGSPLKGKFDVFINRMVESGLVNYWFLESLRMAKQELHEKKKHQLENEEGGENADTNDDTAPPDGELVEVDDAGVQSLSFEHLEGFFFILLMGYVFSGLAFIFEMRAKSH